The following coding sequences lie in one Cannabis sativa cultivar Pink pepper isolate KNU-18-1 chromosome 5, ASM2916894v1, whole genome shotgun sequence genomic window:
- the LOC133038410 gene encoding uncharacterized protein LOC133038410, with amino-acid sequence MRGVTRFGVKGKLAPRYIGPFEVIERIGEVAYRLNLPGQLGHVYNVFHVSMLRKYTPDSSHVIEYEAIPLQEDVTYEEQPVKILARELKLLRNREIPVVKVLWKKHREDEATWELESEISAPFRRLSGDIVYRYDKRLV; translated from the exons ATGCGTGGTGTAACGAGATTTGGAGTGAAGGGTAAGCTAGCCCCGAGGtatattggaccttttgaggtTATCGAGAGGATTGGGGAGGTCGCTTACCGATTAAACTTACCAGGACAGTTGGGACATGtttataatgtgtttcatgtgtCTATGTTGAGGAAGTATACTCCAGATTCGTCACATGTTATTGAGTATGAGGCTATCCCTCTTCAAGAAGAtgtgacttatgaagaacaacctgtcAAAATCTTGGCGAGAGAGCTAAAACTGTTAAGGAACAGAGAGATTCCAGTAGTCAAGGTCTTATGGAAGAAACACAGAGAAGACGAGGCtacttgggagttagagtctgagat CTCTGCCCCTTTCCGACGACTTTCTGGTGACATCGTGTACCGTTATGACAAACGGTTGGTATGA
- the LOC133038412 gene encoding uncharacterized protein LOC133038412, which produces MALKLDLSKAYDRVDWHFLRAMMSRMGFSDKWIRLIYGCLSSVTYHIVSSGHTVGPIIPSRGLRQGDPISPYLFLICAEGLSALIQRYEERKLIHGYKVANGAPIVSHMLFADDSFLYYRATEREVANIQHMLEVFANASGQGVNFENPLFFHSIGRNKTAAFSYVVDKVQKRIQTWDTKFLSRAGKEILIKAVKSAMCGFWWKSNNSKGIHWLSWDKLAAHKFDGAKQGWMLLVCGDNLASKIFKARYFPNGTFLTATLGSNPSYIWRSVLESQTLVRAGARRLVGDGSRIGILHEPWLMDDSNPFIETSNPSLHGRMVNSLMKVDKLEWDSEVISNVLNDRDKELVWRIPLSAARLRDDWYWLKDSKGMFTVKSAYRI; this is translated from the exons ATGGCTTTGAAGCTGGACCTTAGTAAAGCTTATGATCGAGTAGACTGGCATTTCTTGAGGGCCATGATGTCTCGGATGGGTTTTAGTGACAAATGGATTCGCTTAATATATGGGTGTCTATCTTCGGTTACGTATCATATTGTGAGTAGTGGGCATACCGTGGGGCCAATCATTCCTAGTAGGGGGCTTCGTCAAGGTGACCCTATATCGCCTTATCTTTTTCTCATTTGTGCGGAGGGACTGTCAGCTCTTATTCAACGTTATGAGGAAAGGAAGCTCATACATGGGTATAAAGTGGCCAATGGCGCTCCTATTGTATCTCATATGCTTTTTGCAGACGATAGCTTTCTATACTACAGAGCCACAGAGAGAGAAGTTGCTAATATCCAACATATGCTCGAAGTCTTTGCTAATGCTTCTGGGCAAGGAGTTAACTTTGAAAATCCTCTGTTTTTTCA CTCTATTGGAAGAAACAAGACTGCTGCGTTTAGTTATGTGGTGGACAAGGTGCAAAAGAGGATTCAGACTTGGGATACTAAGTTTCTTTCTAGAGCCGGCAAGGAAATTCTCATTAAAGCG GTGAAAAGTGCTATGTGTGGATTTTGGTGGAAGTCTAATAATTCCAAGGGGATTCATTGGTTGAGCTGGGATAAACTTGCTGCTCATAAGTTTGATGGAG CCAAACAAGGATGGATGTTACTGGTGTGTGGGGATAATTTAGCTTCTAAAATATTTAAAGCTAGATATTTTCCCAATGGTACTTTTCTCACTGCTACTCTTGGAAGCAATCCAAGTTACATATGGCGTAGTGTTTTGGAATCTCAAACTTTGGTGCGAGCGGGAGCGAGACGGCTAGTTGGGGATGGTTCTCGTATTGGTATTCTTCATGAACCTTGGCTTATGGATGATTCTAACCCTTTTATTGAAACTTCTAATCCGAGCCTTCATGGGAGAATGGTTAACTCGTTGATGAAAGTCGACAAGTTAGAGTGGGATAGTGAGGTTATTTCTAATGTTTTAAATGACAGAGATAAAGAGCTGGTGTGGCGTATTCCTCTTTCTGCAGCAAGATTAAGAGATGATTGGTATTGGTTGAAAGATAGTAAAGGAATGTTTACTGTGAAGAGTGCTTATAGAATATAA
- the LOC133038411 gene encoding NDR1/HIN1-like protein 10, translating to MSDIEKPTTDENGPESDEPKSRKALILKIVAAVVVVIGLTILFFWIAVNPRKMKFHVTEASFTQFSLSNDNTNLLYNLRLSVTVRNPSKRIGFQYDLVETEAYYYGEKFDSGNLVSFYQPPKTTRVVDTWLSGQGKVRLESEEVVEFKERNGNSGVYPVDLKIHFYTSVRLGSMNMVLKVCSIGEYTVITFVDLG from the coding sequence ATGTCAGATATTGAGAAACCAACCACCGATGAAAATGGGCCGGAGTCTGATGAGCCCAAAAGCCGAAAAGCCTTGATTTTGAAGATCGTAGCAGCCGTGGTTGTCGTCATTGGACTCACCATACTATTCTTCTGGATCGCAGTCAATCCCAGAAAGATGAAATTCCACGTCACCGAAGCCTCCTTCACTCAGTTCAGTCTCTCTAATGACAACACAAATCTTCTGTACAACCTTCGCCTTTCAGTCACCGTACGTAACCCTAGCAAGAGGATAGGCTTCCAGTACGACCTAGTCGAGACAGAAGCTTATTACTACGGCGAGAAATTCGACTCGGGGAATCTTGTGTCGTTTTACCAACCCCCGAAGACCACGCGGGTTGTCGACACGTGGCTTTCGGGACAGGGAAAGGTGAGGTTAGAGTCGGAGGAGGTTGTGGAGTTTAAGGAGAGGAATGGTAATTCTGGGGTTTACCCTGTTGATTTGAAGATTCATTTCTATACTAGTGTGAGATTGGGAAGCATGAATATGGTATTAAAGGTCTGTTCTATAGGAGAATACACAGTCATAACATTTGTAGACCTgggataa